In one window of Desulfovibrio sp. DNA:
- a CDS encoding DMT family transporter, whose amino-acid sequence MNRQMKAYCYLAMAMTIAGSAVVAGKIIVSDIPIFLGAELGIAFSLPFLLFPALRRHKNAWPSNRKTHMILFAQGLCGVVLYRIFMFWGLKHTSATAAGLIGSTAPVLIAFFAVLLLREKLPGSRLAGAACVSIGITAMNIMPFLENSVEAGSTLLGNCLVLAAILCESLFSVMSKSLCQPKSALLRTTIVTLYAFTCLLPLALYDAAGYDFARMNIPSIVCLAYYGFFVSFLSYVFWFKGVAEVPAGVAGSFTGFVPLSSIVFSWLVLHEHIELIHWIGLLFVLTGIFFSCASDALPGTRISPIRTSSKKHV is encoded by the coding sequence ATGAACAGACAGATGAAAGCGTACTGCTACCTTGCCATGGCGATGACCATTGCGGGCAGCGCGGTGGTGGCTGGCAAAATAATCGTTTCGGACATTCCCATTTTTTTGGGCGCAGAACTGGGCATTGCCTTCAGCCTCCCATTTCTGCTTTTCCCCGCACTGCGTCGACATAAAAATGCGTGGCCCTCAAACCGTAAAACGCACATGATTCTTTTTGCGCAAGGGCTTTGCGGTGTTGTGCTTTACCGCATTTTCATGTTCTGGGGGTTAAAGCACACCTCAGCGACAGCGGCTGGTCTGATTGGCAGCACGGCCCCGGTGCTTATAGCTTTTTTTGCGGTACTGCTGTTGCGCGAAAAGCTACCTGGTTCCCGGCTTGCTGGCGCTGCCTGTGTTTCCATAGGCATCACTGCCATGAATATCATGCCATTTCTTGAAAATTCAGTGGAGGCCGGGTCCACCCTGCTTGGGAACTGCCTTGTGCTGGCGGCGATCCTGTGTGAATCCCTGTTTTCGGTCATGAGTAAATCCCTGTGCCAGCCCAAGTCCGCACTGCTCAGAACAACCATAGTCACTCTGTACGCATTTACCTGCCTTTTGCCCTTGGCGCTGTATGATGCGGCTGGCTATGATTTTGCGCGCATGAACATACCGTCAATAGTATGTCTGGCATACTATGGCTTCTTTGTTTCTTTTCTTTCGTATGTGTTCTGGTTCAAAGGCGTAGCCGAAGTGCCTGCCGGAGTGGCTGGATCGTTTACGGGATTTGTGCCGTTAAGCAGCATCGTTTTTTCCTGGCTTGTCTTGCACGAACACATAGAGCTTATACATTGGATTGGACTTCTCTTTGTTTTAACAGGGATATTCTTTTCCTGTGCCTCTGACGCACTGCCGGGTACAAGAATATCGCCCATCAGGACTTCCTCAAAAAAGCATGTTTAA
- a CDS encoding LL-diaminopimelate aminotransferase gives MTTVNSNFLKLQSNYLFADIARKVAAFKEANPDKRVISLGIGDVTRPLVPAVINALHKAVDEMGDAAHFHGYGPEQGYAFLRDIIVEYDYKARGVNLSADEVFVSDGAKPDVGNFQELFAQDSLVAVTDPVYPVYVDSNVMAGRSGEMEGKQWSNIVYLPCVKENDFVPDFPKVRPDLIYLCYPNNPTGTVLSRAALQGWVDYARREGCVIMYDSAYEAFITDPDVPHSIYELEGAQEVAVEFRSFSKTAGFTGLRCAYTVVPKALQISDGKGGKVSLNALWNRRQCTKYNGCPYIVQRAAEAVYSEQGHKEIMGVIAGYQRNADMLRTAVSEMGLSVYGGVNAPYIWVRVPSDTDSWGFFDRLLQVALICTPGAGFGASGEGYVRLTAFGSPEDTEEAIKRLSGLC, from the coding sequence ATGACTACCGTAAATAGCAATTTTCTCAAGCTGCAAAGCAACTACCTTTTTGCCGACATTGCCCGCAAGGTGGCTGCCTTCAAGGAGGCGAACCCCGACAAGCGTGTCATCAGTCTGGGTATTGGCGACGTTACGCGCCCCCTTGTGCCCGCCGTTATCAACGCGCTGCACAAGGCTGTGGATGAAATGGGCGATGCCGCGCATTTTCATGGTTACGGGCCAGAACAGGGGTATGCCTTTTTACGCGACATTATTGTCGAGTATGATTACAAGGCCCGTGGTGTGAACCTGAGTGCCGATGAAGTTTTTGTCAGTGACGGTGCCAAGCCCGATGTGGGCAATTTTCAGGAGCTTTTTGCCCAGGACAGCCTCGTGGCTGTCACCGACCCCGTGTATCCCGTTTATGTTGACTCCAATGTGATGGCTGGCCGATCCGGTGAAATGGAAGGCAAGCAGTGGAGCAACATTGTCTATCTGCCATGCGTTAAGGAAAACGACTTTGTGCCCGATTTTCCCAAGGTGCGGCCGGATCTGATCTACCTTTGCTATCCCAATAACCCCACAGGGACGGTGCTTTCACGGGCGGCCCTGCAGGGCTGGGTTGACTATGCCCGGCGCGAAGGCTGCGTCATCATGTATGATTCTGCCTACGAGGCCTTTATCACTGACCCTGATGTGCCGCACAGCATCTATGAGCTTGAGGGCGCGCAGGAAGTGGCCGTAGAGTTTCGCAGTTTCTCAAAAACGGCCGGATTTACCGGCCTGCGTTGCGCCTATACCGTGGTGCCCAAGGCCTTGCAGATCAGCGACGGCAAGGGTGGCAAGGTCAGCCTCAATGCGCTGTGGAATCGCCGCCAGTGCACCAAGTATAACGGCTGCCCCTATATTGTTCAGCGCGCGGCCGAGGCTGTGTACAGCGAACAGGGGCACAAGGAAATCATGGGGGTGATCGCAGGATATCAGCGTAATGCCGACATGTTGCGCACTGCCGTGAGCGAAATGGGCCTTTCCGTGTATGGCGGCGTGAACGCTCCCTATATATGGGTGCGCGTGCCCAGCGACACGGATTCCTGGGGATTCTTTGACAGATTATTGCAGGTTGCCCTGATCTGCACACCTGGCGCAGGCTTTGGCGCTTCCGGCGAAGGCTATGTGCGCCTGACCGCCTTTGGTTCGCCCGAAGATACGGAAGAGGCCATCAAACGGCTTAGCGGTCTGTGCTGA
- the dapF gene encoding diaminopimelate epimerase, whose amino-acid sequence MAAALRFTKMQGIGNDYVYVNGFEERVDSPGELARTISNRNFGVGSDGLVLILPSASADVRMRMFNADGSEAEMCGNAVRCVGKYVYDHGIQVKDVITVETGAGVKVVRLLFEAGEVCGATVDMGEPELTPSRIPVLTEASPDGGQQRFVAHPVDVNGQLYEITAVSMGNPHAVIFMKGIDDLDLPRMGPSFEHHPLFPKRTNTEFVEVLSSTRVRMRVWERGAGETLACGTGACAVAVACVLNGYTGRDVEVELKGGTLKIHWDESSNHVHMTGGAVTVFAGEYYI is encoded by the coding sequence ATGGCTGCCGCATTGCGCTTTACAAAGATGCAGGGCATCGGCAATGATTATGTCTATGTCAATGGCTTTGAAGAGCGCGTTGATAGTCCTGGCGAACTCGCCCGGACAATTAGCAACCGCAATTTTGGCGTTGGCTCTGATGGGCTTGTGCTCATTTTACCCTCGGCATCAGCCGATGTACGTATGCGCATGTTCAATGCTGACGGGTCTGAGGCGGAAATGTGCGGAAATGCCGTGCGTTGCGTTGGCAAATACGTGTACGACCACGGTATCCAGGTTAAAGACGTGATCACGGTCGAGACAGGCGCAGGCGTGAAGGTTGTGCGTCTGCTGTTCGAGGCTGGCGAAGTCTGCGGCGCTACCGTTGACATGGGCGAACCCGAACTGACCCCTTCAAGAATCCCCGTGCTTACAGAGGCATCGCCAGACGGCGGCCAGCAGCGCTTTGTGGCGCACCCCGTGGATGTGAACGGCCAGTTGTATGAAATCACCGCCGTGTCCATGGGCAACCCGCATGCCGTTATATTCATGAAGGGCATTGATGATCTGGACTTGCCCCGTATGGGGCCGAGTTTTGAACACCACCCCCTGTTCCCCAAGCGCACGAACACGGAATTTGTCGAGGTTCTTTCATCCACCAGGGTGCGCATGCGTGTTTGGGAGCGCGGCGCGGGAGAAACGCTGGCCTGCGGTACAGGCGCGTGCGCCGTTGCCGTGGCCTGCGTGCTCAATGGCTATACCGGGCGCGACGTTGAGGTGGAACTCAAGGGCGGAACGCTGAAAATCCATTGGGATGAAAGCAGCAACCACGTACACATGACCGGCGGGGCTGTAACCGTCTTTGCCGGAGAATATTATATCTGA
- a CDS encoding PLP-dependent aminotransferase family protein has product MWFMPDKKCRVPVSRQLYEKIKFFILSGALREKEKLPSSRALGKDLNIARSTVLEAYDQLIAEGYLETRQGSGTTVARGIVAMASTHVADAPARLRPDERHTGKEQNSEIISFRSGIPDLNAFPKGDWAKIYARVSESLPSASFRYGDSEGVWDLREAIAAYLFRMRGIRVSPHRVMITSGSTQGLSLVARLLRKKGDVVFVEDPAHTGMAAVVTRAGLRVQGIGVDAQGMDVSSLQKFLAAPRPDVAFVYTTPSHQYPLGAILPIQRRQALVRFAREMSCAVVEDDYDSEFRYEGAPTSALYELDPEMVIYLGSFSKILAPALRLGFAIIPESMMDDWKREKKYMDVHTDALSQYALAAFISKGGLERHIWKMKKIYARKRSHLLQCLAKNFGSGVTVKGQATGLHLVASFSDIVFTDAVTETLYGKGVKVHPVERYCLSANGSHAHEIILGYSHLTHEEISRGLEIIKKTLHP; this is encoded by the coding sequence ATGTGGTTCATGCCAGATAAAAAATGCAGGGTGCCTGTTTCACGACAGCTATATGAAAAAATTAAGTTTTTTATCCTTTCTGGGGCGTTGCGTGAAAAGGAAAAACTGCCTTCCAGCAGGGCGCTCGGCAAAGACCTGAACATCGCGCGAAGCACTGTTCTGGAAGCCTATGATCAGTTGATTGCGGAAGGCTATCTGGAAACCCGTCAGGGGTCAGGTACAACGGTTGCGCGGGGCATTGTCGCCATGGCGAGCACGCATGTTGCCGATGCTCCAGCCCGGCTCCGGCCTGATGAGCGGCACACTGGCAAAGAGCAGAACAGCGAAATTATCAGCTTTCGTTCAGGTATCCCGGACCTGAATGCCTTCCCCAAGGGGGACTGGGCAAAAATTTACGCCCGCGTCAGCGAATCATTGCCTTCAGCCTCTTTCCGCTATGGCGACTCGGAAGGCGTATGGGACTTGCGCGAGGCCATTGCAGCATATCTTTTCAGGATGCGGGGAATCAGGGTGTCACCGCACCGTGTCATGATAACGTCAGGTTCTACACAGGGATTGAGTCTTGTGGCGCGATTGCTGCGCAAAAAAGGGGATGTCGTCTTTGTGGAAGATCCCGCGCATACAGGAATGGCGGCGGTAGTGACGCGCGCCGGGCTGCGCGTGCAGGGGATTGGCGTGGATGCACAAGGCATGGATGTGTCGTCCTTACAGAAATTTCTTGCAGCGCCCAGGCCGGATGTGGCTTTTGTATATACGACGCCATCCCATCAATACCCTCTGGGCGCGATTTTACCCATTCAGCGGCGTCAGGCCCTTGTACGTTTTGCCCGCGAAATGTCATGCGCCGTGGTTGAAGACGATTACGACAGCGAGTTTCGCTACGAGGGCGCGCCCACAAGTGCGCTTTATGAACTTGATCCTGAAATGGTGATCTATCTGGGTTCTTTCAGTAAAATTCTTGCCCCGGCCTTGCGCCTCGGATTTGCCATCATACCAGAGAGTATGATGGACGACTGGAAAAGAGAAAAAAAATATATGGATGTGCATACCGATGCTCTTTCGCAGTATGCCCTTGCAGCATTCATCAGCAAGGGCGGACTTGAGCGGCACATCTGGAAAATGAAAAAAATCTACGCCCGTAAAAGAAGCCATTTGCTGCAGTGTCTGGCAAAAAACTTTGGCAGTGGGGTGACAGTCAAAGGGCAGGCGACGGGTCTTCATCTTGTGGCCAGCTTTTCAGACATTGTGTTTACAGATGCAGTGACGGAAACACTTTATGGCAAGGGAGTGAAGGTGCACCCGGTTGAGC